The genome window atttatccatccatataatccataattaaatggataatggattatccatttatagtattggttttaaatggttgatcaaagtaaaaccattaaattaaatggatttatatggattatccactaaaaccatatatatccatttacttaaaaaccaaataaaagagaGGGAAAGGAAATGACTAAAAAAGGAGCCATCCTAAAATTGCAATtggggtgtgaaaattttgcttACATGAACTAGTAACTagaacaagaaaaatatagttattcatttaaatgcattttTGAATAAGGTGAGTTACTAGTTTATTTTAATTCTTCACTTAGTGAAATCTAATTCATTTGCTAAGAAAGTGGGTCAACATCAGACCATGAGAGGATTTTGAATTAGGAGGGGTAAATttgatcattttctttttggtaACAAACACATTAATAAGTTTACAAATCGGTTAATTAATCCACTTGAATCATATATCTATGAACTTTTACTTGTTCTAAGATCTCTCTTATTTTTTAAAGTACAACAGAAAACTGGTATCTGTTCTTGGACTTAATTAATTGAGAGGGAAATGCCGAATTTGAGATAAATTTAAATGCAGTCAAGGCTAAAAGTAGAAGATAATATGGGCCATAATTAAATTCCATGGATGCCGAATTTGTAGATACCCTACGTACGGTCTATGCAGGGCTTCTATTGTTTGGGCTAGTTTGCAATATATGGCTACTatgtaatatgtaatatatatatacatatataataataaaaataaaaaataataataataataatattttcagATAGTTTTTTAGTGAAATGaaggttcattttgcttgaatttACATCCGTGGTATTTTGTGGCTTGAATTTACAAGAAAtggtaatacaaaaaaaaagtaacaaaaatatttaaatggattataaatggataattggtttttatttaatccatttagatccatccatttagatccatttattaaatggatctaaatggattggataaatttaATCCACCATCCATTAAAtcaaaaccaattatgaacAATTTATCCATATTGCCACCTCTACCCTTAACCTCCCATTCCACCAAGCCTCAAGAACTTGCTGGTGGCCACCAGTATTTGAGCTGAGGCTGGTGGTTTTCTCTTCCAGTGTTTTGGGGATTCAAAAGTAGTCGTAGTACGCTTGCAGGTGCAATGATTGGGTCTCCTGGATTTATGCAACCAAAATTTACTCCGGCCGAGATTCTTCTATGTGCGGGTTTGTGCCCAAAGTCCAAACAGGTCTAGTCTTTCCAGCGGTGTTCACATGCTCCAGCTCGCCAACATCCCACATCACATGCTCATGTGATGTCAGAGAGAAACTTCAAGAAAAATACTTCTAAAACCGTTTTAGCAGAGACTTTCAAGAAACATACCCTCCCAAAGCAAActaaggaaactttgtccaaaaGTCACCTATAATTCTTTTCAtccaaagataaaaaaaaaagtgcatggTCCGCTAGATATTATACAAGGAGATGGTCTTTACATGAAATCTTACTGTCAAAGGACAACACTTCAGTGGATGATAACAGGTAAAGCTGTTACGCATTTACGCAGACAAGATGATGTAATCAACCAGTAGGGGTCCTATCTTGCCATCATGAGATGAATATGTGCTTCATATCAAAATCATCAAACACAAAAGTCTTGTGTGGTCGGCATTGCAAACTAGTTACTAGCAATCAAGATATGGACACAAGCAataagaaatctttgcttgggATGCTTTCATTTGCATTATACAAGATACAATCAGTTTTCACAATATATTCCTGACAATCCCATTCGGTCATTTAGTTAAAAGGTAAATATCTTATATGGTCTACTTAGCACAGACTTTAGGTCTACCTGATGCAAAATGTACTGTGACGCCAGAGACTTGATAAAATCATAACAAGCTGTATGGAATCCATGGCAGATACTAATCGACATATCTTAAATGATTGTGAAGAACCATAACCTGAAATACAAATGCCCAATTCTACCTATTCCAAGGCAGCAAAGTAAAGGACTTTAGGAAGGATAGTGTGACTCTAACTTCTTTAGCACAGAATTGATAATGCTCCAATTGAAGCCACGGTATTGGAGCCAGCGAACAATCCTGGATTTTCTTGTCTCTGTAGACGCACCACAACTTCGCAACCACTGCTTTGAAGCCTGAGAAAATAAATGATCCATTGAACGCTTTGATATACCAAGACCTGATTCTTCATCTTCACAAGCTGAAGCATCATTGAAAACTAACTTTATCGCCTTCTCTGTGTCCATGATGCTGACTCCCTTGCTGTAGAGGGCCTGATAttgggaagaagaaaaagagagcaagCCAAAGCAATTATTTTCCTTCCACATCAAGAAAACTAATGACTTGGTCCTTTCCTAAATATGAATAGACTGGAATTCTGAGTCACATCAACATTGGTAGCATCTCAGTCAAATGATAAACATCATACATCTGATCTCTTATACCACCATTTTTGCATTTGTATGCAGCAAATAAAAAGGTGCAAGAAAAAAGATAAAGCTACCTCTAAACCAAACCTTCTCTAACAACTAGATAAAAGAAAGGGTCCTTTGGGATTTAACAGATTATCGGAGGTCTCAGTGGCCTATGTGGATAGACCGGCAGATGCTGAAATACCAAAACAGCATGCCCAATGCTTGATAAAAATTAACGGGATAAAGAAGTCTTCTTGAGCCTATCCACTCCTTAGACATTAGAGACCACAGATCATGCCCAGTGTATTAATAACAATAAACAGGATGAAGAAGTCTTCTTAAGCCTATCCACTGTTTAAATATTAGGGTCCATAGGAGGTTTCTCACATTTTGAGTGGCAATTTTAGTGGCCAACTTTCCAGCAATAGAGGTCTGAATATGGGAAAAGGGTAATATTAGCAAAATCTTGAATACATTACTTGAAAAGCATATCAATATGGCATTTTGCCTCAACATCTAAACAGGAAAAGTGATCTAAAGAAGAGCacaatttaccttttttattCGCCTCGGACCCCAAGTTGAGGACGACCATCTAGAACGGGAAAATGTTTCCGCATACAAGCCATCATGGATAAAGCCTCTGCAGTAAGCTACAAACATTGAAGACTTGCAGAAAACATGAACTTTAGGTTATTTATGTGCAATTTGGGGTAGCATGGTTGGTATTTTCTAATGAAAAGCCATGAAATCATTACAGCAACTAGTATAAAGACCATCAAGCTTCTTTACCAGAAATTGTGCATCCATGTAAGATTTTTTGGTTCGTTTTTGTACTCAGATAAGCAGCAGACAGAGAATTTCAAGTTATGCACCTGGTCTGAAAGTCAGTTATTACTGCATCAACAACCCAAACTGGAAATTCCTTCCCCAGCAGTTTCTTTCTTAGCTCCACAGCTGTATAAGCTCTAAAGGATAAATGCACAGTTTAGTAACAAAAGTTCATCAGTGGCATATATTGTGTAGCAAGATCGAGTTTGACTATTTAGTGacttaaaattttattactaaGTAATGAATCTGAGGATagaataaaaacagaaaaagacaAAACTTTTTAAATTCTCCACATGAACTAAATTGGAAGCCATACTCATTTTCGAGTAGTGAACACATTCTCATGGCCATTGTAGCATGTTGCAGTGGAATTATTATAGTACGCTGGAATCAAATGACAGGACCAAACATAAGGTCCACTTCAGGACATGTAATAAGTATTAACATGGCGAAAATTGTCTCAGAAGTTACTCCTGCTCATATAAGAAATGCATAAGGTTGCCCATACTTAGCAGAAAATCAATAAACCTGTGAAGCTTTACCACCTCGTAGCAAGTAATTCAATGGCCAACTTCTCAACATCTTTCTTTATTCGAGATCCTTGAATCCTATGGTCTTGATTGCTCTCCTCTTCCGAAAAACCTTCGAGTTCCTCCATGACCTCGTAGCTGTCGTACTGCATATGATCATCAGGTTCTTCTCCAATCCCTAAAAATGGAAGATGTCGCTAAGTATCTCAATTGAACTCTACCAATCGAAAAAATATCTATGAGATAAGCGTATCAAAAGTCCTACCCAATCCAGCATCATAATCAATTCTTTTTGCATATTGGCTTTGAAACTTGTTATCTACAATACAAATCTGGCCACAGCTTGAAGTCTGTGCACTTTTGGAAAGATCACGTCTCTGTTCATTTGATTGAACAACTCTACTTGTACCAAAttcaatattattttttatgctGTTAATTGGGTTTTCATTTTGATCTTGAAACTCAGTGTCCCCCACAAAGCTCCTGCTGCTGCATGATGTCTGCACACTCTTGGAAAGTTCACttctttgtatatttgatcGAACAGCTCTATTTGAAGCTGAACCAACATCACAGTCTAAGTTATCAATTGGCTTTTCATTCTCATTCAGAAACTCTGCACCAACAACAAAGCTTCTGCCACTGCATGAGGTTTGAGCACGTTTGGAAAGTTCACGTCTGTCCTCATTTGATCCAGCAACTGTAATTGTATCCAATCCAACATCAGCTTTCAAACTGTTAGTTGGCTTTTCGATTTGACTTTGAAACTCCATGTCCACAACAAAGCTCGTGCTACTGCAAGAAGTCTGTGCACCTTTAAAATGTTCCATTCCCTCTAGATTTGATTGAACAACTTTACTTGTATCCAATCCAGTAACtggcttttctctttctttttggtATTGAAACTCCGTGTCAGCAACAAAGCCCCTGCTACTGCAAGATGTCTGCGCACTATCCGAAATTCCAATCCTTGGTACATTTGACTCAACAACTCTACCACCATCCAATGTCACATCATTGCTTATGTTGTGAATTGCATTTTCATTTAGATTTCGAAGCTTGGAACCTAAAACAAAGCCCCTTGTACTGCATGAAGTCTGCTCACTTTTGGAAAGTTCAAATCTTTTGCCATTTGATTCCGAACTATTAGTACCATGTATTTTCACATCACCTAATCCATTTGAGGGAGAATAAAAAGAAGCTTCTGGTTCTttattttctaacaatttctTAGGAATGTACCTTACTGGAACCGAATTGCTGTAGTCTCTCCTCCTTGAACAGCTAATAATTCCCATCTTCATCTTCTTTTTCACCCTAACAAGTAAAAGTTCGAGTCTTTTTCACTACAATCAAGTTTGTACATCGAAAAAACCATCGCCTGCGTTCCCTCCACAATTCCAAATATAAGAACAAAACTCTAACTTTGTACTAGAATTCCCaggattaatatttttttttctcgaaagaaaaagaaagggaaacgGGAGAATTACTTACCAGGGAATCAGAAGGACTTGCCTCTGTAGCTGAATTGCAGTTCTGGGGATTAGATTTGCAGATGAAATCGCCATTATTGGTTTCGAGTTTGAGAGTGGAATCAtaaaactaaaaccctaggcAACAAAGCATAATTGTGGGAATTATGAGGTTTTATCCGTGCCTGATAGCGTTAGAGAGTAGTCTCAAAAAGCGAACCCGCTTCTCAAAGTGTCACTAGCACTCGGAAATGGGCACGCTTCAGCCGTTTTTCAGTTGTGATAATCACCCCAACGACTGAACTCCCACTTCTACTGTGCAGAACATGGAAGAACCCCAGTTATCTTCCCGATGCCAATTGCTTCACTAGGTTctccaatttatttgatgaaacATATGGAAGGCTTTCGGGGgcaaaaagaattaaaaaaaaaaaaaaaagtgtagtgACAGTGATATACCACTCACTTAATCCTTTTACtagtataataaaaaaaagaagtgttGAAACTTTTGGCTTCAATTTTGGATGAGAAACAGGCAAAATTTAGGGGGTTgaatttctttgtttatttactAGAAAGAATCAAGCAGGCCACTAATTCATGGATGCTTGAAGGTCCTCAGGCTCTGTGATAGTTCATTTGCTGATTTCATCAGGGGAGTTCCAAAATAAACCATATGTTATCAGAAAGCcaaaataagatttttttttttttttttaaagtgctGGATGATTACCCAAGATGTATGCAGTTTGATGACACTTCACTAAAACTAAATCCTGACACACTTTATTTGATAACCAAGGAGAAAATCACCAGTACATGTTACAAAAATTTCCAGACCATAATAATCCCACTCATTCTGTCATCCAAGCATAAAGGAAATGGCAGAATTCAGTGCAGGATAATTCTTCCGGTCTTAAATCACAATTTTCACCACTAGGAGCATCATGGTCTAAATTTCTTCCACCATAGTCGTTATCAAATTCACATTCAAGAGTACCTTGCATGAAAATGAATGTCCCAGGTCCTGATTCATTGCTATTGTATAACCAATCGTGCACATCCCAGAAAATCTGTACAGGCACGTCATCCACTAATAGAGTTTCATTTCCCCTGAATCTCCAATGCAAGTTGGGAATTCGTAGCGACTCAACGCCATCCACACTAATCCACATTTCAGGATCATAAGGCCCTGATAGAGCAGACTCGATTATGATGTGATGTTCCCTTTTACCTTTGCCTAACATGGTTCTGGTGCAAAAACATCTCTTGGCAAAAACACTCTCTTTCTTATGCACTAATGCAGCATCCATCGGTGACGGTTTTGACCTGGTTCTTTTATATGCTTCTGTCTTTTGATCACCAAGCAATAAAACAAGCTCTTTTTCAGAGACCAAAGCAACATAGTAATCAGAGACTGGTTCCGGGCTGCTGGAAAATTTTGCTGTCCTTAAATCCCAAAAGACATCCACTCTTCTTTCACCAACTTTGAAGGATTTTAGACCTTTTTTGCCCCAAAACTGCCAGGTTTTGAGATCTATTTTGCATGTTGAATGATTTTCCTCAGAAGGGTTCTCAACCAAGATGTGAAGAGAGTGGCCCATTAAACTTTTGGACCATGATACCATGATGTCCCGAGACAATCCTGCAAGTCTGGCCCTGTGGATGCAGGTTACAAAATTCTCTATACTTTCATTTGCCACGGCCTCCGTTAATCGTCTCTGCTCAAGTTGCTCAGGATCCAAAGAGGATGCAGTTTCCACAGGGAATGCAACCATTTTTCAgtattttgcatgaaatttacATCCCTCGCTATTTTGACAGTGAAAACGACAGAACATGCATTGTTCCTTAAGCAGGGATGATATCATATCCCATTTTCATTCTGGAAATACAAAATCTTCTCTATATCTGATATCATCTTCAATCATCTAGAGGCACAAATCTGTTCATGGGTGCGGTTGAATTTCCCCGAGAAAGAAAATATTCAGCCATGGCCCAACTAAAAGAGCAAGAATTTGCATGTACCTTCCAAGATGAAAATTGTGCCTGGAAATTCTGATTGAATTCTGGTGGATGCCTACATGTGCATGAAGATTATAACCATACAACAAACACGTACTTGTTAAAGGATTTACCAATGTTTTTGCACCATTTCTTTCTTCAATACAATATAATCACACCAAGACCAATGACTGCAACAATTTGCCCTAATAGAGCCTAAATTGATCGCAAAGATGGGATTTTGGATAATGTGGAAGGTCCTGCTACGAACCGAGCAAATTATTTGGTAACAAATACTTCAAAACTcggtttcttgttttttttcttaatttttaaacatttaCGTACAATCCATATGGCAGAATGCCAAGTGGCCAAATTTGAGAGTCCTTGAATAAAATAATCATACCATCTAACGTCTTTGAAAATGAAACATGTAAGATGGCATGAGACTCACCTAGTGAACAGTGGGAAAAATAACATGGATTAGAAACTATCCCTCGAGTTGTCCATATCTTATGTGGATCCTCGAACTTCTGGCACTGTAAATAAGCTCCAAATTTTATCTTAAATCAAGCTTTTGCTGAAATGTATtctggaaagaaacaaaagtacTCTCATTGCAAATGGAATTTGATATTCATTTGATGATAAATATATGAAGCAAAAATAATCAACTGTACGCCTTGACAGTCAACCCATAATGTGTTGTAGAAGCAGCGGTTTCTCTATCTCTAGACGATCACTTTGAAGTGTCGTTTGGCATTCCTTAAAGTTCAATTAGGAGGAATTTTGCCTACTGCTCCGAGGTGTTAATCATGTGGTATTAGTGTTAGCTGGTTCTTGTAAAATGTCACAAGTCTATTGGCTTCCTACCTTGACATCGATGCAAAAAAAACACAAACTTGTATTTGCTTTAATGGGTTTTCAGGAAAATTAAGTTTTGCCCCTTCTTCTGGCTGTAATGTTTGATGATTAAAACAGAGGTGTAGGAAGCAGGAACTGAGAGAAGAGAGGAAATAAAAGACACGTAGACTTTTTACATATCACATTATAAAAAGTATTTcagtaattattctaaataatatttcaaataacactcTATCTAAATACTCCAGTTatatttaggaaagtttccgtGTACATATCAAGAACTGAAAGCTAATTTGATTATCCACAAATAATAGTCAAAACAAACTGAGAATAGTTCTGGTACACCAGTGTGTTCCCTACAAACTAAACATTCTCCAACTGGGATTCATCCTCGTATAGTTTTCTTGATAGAGAGTATAGGACAGTAGACACGAAATAAGAATAGCTGTACAAAGACTTCACAATTATTAGTGGCTGACGACCTTATCTGACACCTTTCTCAAGGAACAACAAAAAATTTCCCTCGAGGTGTAGATCTGCTTCTTCGGAACTCCGAGGTGGACGAGTTGCTTGCTTCCTTGAGATTTTGAATTGTGCTATTGGaaattttattttcatgttTCCCAGCATAGACAGACTCCGTTGGCTGTATCAGTTCTCTGCATTTAGATCTAATAGTAAGTTACAATGGTTAATGCAATAAAAGATGCAGCGTTTTAGATTTATTTGCTGATACAAAGAAAACCTTTAAGAAGTTGACAGAGCTCGTACTCAAAAGTTACAATGATTAAATGTTTATCCATACCTAGGTTCAACATTTTGAGAGTTCCTCGAGAAGTTCCTCTGAAGCTTTTTCAA of Coffea arabica cultivar ET-39 chromosome 5c, Coffea Arabica ET-39 HiFi, whole genome shotgun sequence contains these proteins:
- the LOC113688194 gene encoding uncharacterized protein isoform X2; translated protein: MIPLSNSKPIMAISSANLIPRTAIQLQRQVLLIPWVKKKMKMGIISCSRRRDYSNSVPVSSESNGKRFELSKSEQTSCSTRGFVLGSKLRNLNENAIHNISNDVTLDGGRVVESNVPRIGISDSAQTSCSSRGFVADTEFQYQKEREKPVTGLDTSKVVQSNLEGMEHFKGAQTSCSSTSFVVDMEFQSQIEKPTNSLKADVGLDTITVAGSNEDRRELSKRAQTSCSGRSFVVGAEFLNENEKPIDNLDCDVGSASNRAVRSNIQRSELSKSVQTSCSSRSFVGDTEFQDQNENPINSIKNNIEFGTSRVVQSNEQRRDLSKSAQTSSCGQICIVDNKFQSQYAKRIDYDAGLGIGEEPDDHMQYDSYEVMEELEGFSEEESNQDHRIQGSRIKKDVEKLAIELLATRAYTAVELRKKLLGKEFPVWVVDAVITDFQTRGFIHDGLYAETFSRSRWSSSTWGPRRIKKALYSKGVSIMDTEKAIKLVFNDASACEDEESGLGISKRSMDHLFSQASKQWLRSCGASTETRKSRIVRWLQYRGFNWSIINSVLKKLESHYPS
- the LOC113688194 gene encoding uncharacterized protein isoform X3 is translated as MKMGIISCSRRRDYSNSVPVRYIPKKLLENKEPEASFYSPSNGLGDVKIHGTNSSESNGKRFELSKSEQTSCSTRGFVLGSKLRNLNENAIHNISNDVTLDGGRVVESNVPRIGISDSAQTSCSSRGFVADTEFQYQKEREKPVTGLDTSKVVQSNLEGMEHFKGAQTSCSSTSFVVDMEFQSQIEKPTNSLKADVGLDTITVAGSNEDRRELSKRAQTSCSGRSFVVGAEFLNENEKPIDNLDCDVGSASNRAVRSNIQRSELSKSVQTSCSSRSFVGDTEFQDQNENPINSIKNNIEFGTSRVVQSNEQRRDLSKSAQTSSCGQICIVDNKFQSQYAKRIDYDAGLGIGEEPDDHMQYDSYEVMEELEGFSEEESNQDHRIQGSRIKKDVEKLAIELLATRAYTAVELRKKLLGKEFPVWVVDAVITDFQTRGFIHDGLYAETFSRSRWSSSTWGPRRIKKALYSKGVSIMDTEKAIKLVFNDASACEDEESGLGISKRSMDHLFSQASKQWLRSCGASTETRKSRIVRWLQYRGFNWSIINSVLKKLESHYPS
- the LOC113688194 gene encoding uncharacterized protein isoform X4 produces the protein MIPLSNSKPIMAISSANLIPRTAIQLQRQVLLIPWVKKKMKMGIISCSRRRDYSNSVPVRFELSKSEQTSCSTRGFVLGSKLRNLNENAIHNISNDVTLDGGRVVESNVPRIGISDSAQTSCSSRGFVADTEFQYQKEREKPVTGLDTSKVVQSNLEGMEHFKGAQTSCSSTSFVVDMEFQSQIEKPTNSLKADVGLDTITVAGSNEDRRELSKRAQTSCSGRSFVVGAEFLNENEKPIDNLDCDVGSASNRAVRSNIQRSELSKSVQTSCSSRSFVGDTEFQDQNENPINSIKNNIEFGTSRVVQSNEQRRDLSKSAQTSSCGQICIVDNKFQSQYAKRIDYDAGLGIGEEPDDHMQYDSYEVMEELEGFSEEESNQDHRIQGSRIKKDVEKLAIELLATRAYTAVELRKKLLGKEFPVWVVDAVITDFQTRGFIHDGLYAETFSRSRWSSSTWGPRRIKKALYSKGVSIMDTEKAIKLVFNDASACEDEESGLGISKRSMDHLFSQASKQWLRSCGASTETRKSRIVRWLQYRGFNWSIINSVLKKLESHYPS
- the LOC113688194 gene encoding uncharacterized protein isoform X1 → MIPLSNSKPIMAISSANLIPRTAIQLQRQVLLIPWVKKKMKMGIISCSRRRDYSNSVPVRYIPKKLLENKEPEASFYSPSNGLGDVKIHGTNSSESNGKRFELSKSEQTSCSTRGFVLGSKLRNLNENAIHNISNDVTLDGGRVVESNVPRIGISDSAQTSCSSRGFVADTEFQYQKEREKPVTGLDTSKVVQSNLEGMEHFKGAQTSCSSTSFVVDMEFQSQIEKPTNSLKADVGLDTITVAGSNEDRRELSKRAQTSCSGRSFVVGAEFLNENEKPIDNLDCDVGSASNRAVRSNIQRSELSKSVQTSCSSRSFVGDTEFQDQNENPINSIKNNIEFGTSRVVQSNEQRRDLSKSAQTSSCGQICIVDNKFQSQYAKRIDYDAGLGIGEEPDDHMQYDSYEVMEELEGFSEEESNQDHRIQGSRIKKDVEKLAIELLATRAYTAVELRKKLLGKEFPVWVVDAVITDFQTRGFIHDGLYAETFSRSRWSSSTWGPRRIKKALYSKGVSIMDTEKAIKLVFNDASACEDEESGLGISKRSMDHLFSQASKQWLRSCGASTETRKSRIVRWLQYRGFNWSIINSVLKKLESHYPS
- the LOC113688197 gene encoding uncharacterized protein encodes the protein MVAFPVETASSLDPEQLEQRRLTEAVANESIENFVTCIHRARLAGLSRDIMVSWSKSLMGHSLHILVENPSEENHSTCKIDLKTWQFWGKKGLKSFKVGERRVDVFWDLRTAKFSSSPEPVSDYYVALVSEKELVLLLGDQKTEAYKRTRSKPSPMDAALVHKKESVFAKRCFCTRTMLGKGKREHHIIIESALSGPYDPEMWISVDGVESLRIPNLHWRFRGNETLLVDDVPVQIFWDVHDWLYNSNESGPGTFIFMQGTLECEFDNDYGGRNLDHDAPSGENCDLRPEELSCTEFCHFLYAWMTE